The Nitrosococcus watsonii C-113 genome includes the window CCCGGAACCGGGAACCACCAGCGCCTGCTTAATATTGCTGGCCACCTTATGGCCCGACACCACCTTGGCGGCTTCCCGCAGGTCCTCAATCCGCGCATTGGTGCAGGAGCCAATAAAGATGATATCGGGCCGAATCTCACTGATAGGGGTATTGGCGGTAAGTCCCATATATTCCAGCGCCCTTTCCATGCCGCCCCGCTTGGTGGGATCGGATTCTTGCCGGGGATCAGGCACCCGGCCATCAATGGACGCCACCATCTCGGGGGAAGTGCCCCAACTTACTTGGGGTTTAAGCACGGCGGCATCAATGGTGATTACCCGATCAAACGAAGCATCCGGATCGCTCTGCAGCATCCGCCAAGCATTAACGGCCTGCTCCCAGCTATGAGGAGAGGGGGCGAAAGGCCGACCCTTAAGATAATCAATAGTCGTCTCATCTACCGCCACCAAACCTGCCCGGGCCCCAGCCTCGATAGCCATATTGCAGAGCGTCATGCGCCCTTCCATGGAAAGAGCGCGAATGGTTTCGCCGGCAAATTCAATGGTGTAACCGGTACCACCAGCGGTGCCAATCTGGGCAATAATAGCCAGAATGAGATCCTTGCTATACACGCCGGAGGGCAGCTCGCCGCTAACCTGGATCAACATATTTTTCGATTTTTTCTGGAGCAGGCATTGGGTAGCCAGCACATGCTCCACTTCGGAAGTACCAATGCCAAAGGCAAGGGCGCCAAAGGCGCCATGGGTGGCAGTATGGGAGTCACCACAAACCACCGTCATACCCGGCAAGGTGGCCCCCTGTTCCGGGCCAACGATGTGAACGATACCCTGACGGGGATCATCCATTCTGAATTCAGTCAGGCCCAGTTCCTGACAATTCTGGTCCAACGCTTCCACTTGAATGCGGGAAATGGGGTCTTGAATGCCCTGGCTACGATCGGTAGTCGGCACATTATGATCCGGTACCGCCAAATTGGCCCCTTTCCGCCAGGGCTTGCGGCCGGCAAGGCGTAGTCCCTCAAAAGCTTGCGGAGAGGTGACCTCATGAACCAGATGCCGATCGATATAGAGCAATGCGGTACCGCCTGGATTAGTACGCACTACGTGAGAATCCCAAAGTTTGTCATACAGAGTTTTTCCAGCCATTGTTACTTTTTCACCTCTCTAAATCCGGTCGCCGGCTGCTGGAATCCAGCACCGGCATTATATCGATTCAATTTTACCCATTTTCCCCAGCTTGCACCTCTTTAACAGCGATAGTGCGGCCCTCCCGGAGAGGAAAGCGTTTATTTGGGAATACCTGATATATGGTGGACAGGGGCTTGCGTGGCACCTTCACCAGCTTCAAGCTCTGGGGCAATATCCTCTTCCGGGGGTGGTTTAAACCAGAGCAAGGTACGCTCATAAATGGAGAGCAAGGCGGGAATGACCAATAGCACCAGCACGGTAGAAAACATCAAACCAAAGGAAATGGAAACCGCCATGGGGATCAAAAACTGGGCCTGGAAGGAGTGCTCAAAGAGTAAAGGCGTCAAACCAGCAATGGTGGTCAAGGAAGTGAGCAGTACGGCCCGCAGACGTTGGCAGGCTGCTTCTATCAGGGCGGTATCATAGGGCTGGCCCTGTTCCCGGAGCTGCTTGTAAAAGGTGACTAAAATAATAGAATCATTGACTACGATACCCGAGAGGCCAAAGAAACCAAACAGGGATAAAATCGTGAGATCGATCCCCATGACATAGTGGCCCAAAATAGCCCCAATCAAACCGAAGGGAATGGCAGCCATGACCACTAAAGGCCAACCGTAGGAAGAAAACACTCCAGTCAGAATTAAGTAGATCATGGCCAGCGCCAACAACAGCCCATGCTGCATATCGCCGAGGGTATCCCGCTGTTCCTCGGCCCGGCCCTCGAACAGGGTTTGAATCCCATAGCGGGCGCGAAGCTCCGGCAAAAAGCTGTGTTCTAGTCCAGCGAGAATGCGGTTGCTATTGTTGACCCCCCGATCCACATCGCCGGAAACATGAACCGCTAACCTGCCCTGGGTATGGCGCAGGACATCAAATCCCCGCCGGGACTCTAGATCGACGACCGTATCCAAGGGCGCGATACCGCCATTGGGAAGCTGGATAGCCAGGTGGGTGAGACTGGCCAGACGATAGCGTTCATGGTCGGGCAGGAGTACCCGCACCTCAATCTCATCTCCCCCATCCTGAAATATCTGCACCAAGCGGCCTTCATAGGCCGCCCGGAGCTGCCTGCCCACGGCCTCTACCGTAAGCTCCAGGGATTGGCCTTCTGGAGTTAAACGGTAAATGAGCTGCTCTTGGCCGTAAGGCAGATCGTCTTCCACCGCGGAAACGCCGGGAATCTTTCTTAATGCCTCCGCCAATTCTACCGCCGCCCCTTTCAAGGCCCGTTCATTTTCCCCTACTAAGACAATATCTAAATCCTGGCCGGGCGGTCCCATCTGCCGTTCTGAGAGCGTAAAACTTTCAATACCAGGAGGCAGTTTGATCCGCTCTTGCCAGGCTTGCATAAAAGCTTGATTCCGCACCTCGCGCCGGTCAGGGGAAACGAACTCCACGGTAATCGAGCCAAAACGATCCCCGTTACGGGCAGCGCGCCCCCCAGCGGTGGTCGCCGAACCCAGCTTTACAATAGACGCCGCAATCAAGTCTTGCTTAAAAGCCGCCTCCGTGTCATAGAGCGTCCGTTCCAGCTCCATAATAAAAGCCGCAACCCTCCGAGGCGGGGTGCCAGGCGCAAAACTGGCATTAGCATAAATGACTTTACCTTCGGGGGAGGGAAAGAAGGTAAAATTGATGCGTCCCCCAAGCAGCAGGCCCAATACTACCACCAGCAGCCCCAAGGTTGCGCTCACCGTGATCCACCGGTTTTGAATCGCAAACACCGCCAGGGACCGAAAAACCCGCTCCCGAAAACGGTCAAAAGCTTGATTCAGCCACAAGCGGATCTTGCCTTCCCGGCCAATTTTCATTTTCTCGAAGCTATATCGCAGGTGGCCAGGCAGTACGAGAAAACTTTCAACCAAAGAAGCCAGAATGACGCAGATCACCACCAGGGGAATATCGAACAGAATATTACCGGTCACATCGCCTATAAGCATCAAGGGGAGAAAAGCGGCAACGGTGGTCAAAGAGGAAGCAAGAACCGGCAGGAGCATACGGCGAGCGCCACCTTCGGCCGCCGCCAATGGGGACAACCCCTGCTGATGCTGGGCGAGGGCATCTTCACCCACCACAATGGCATCATCAACGATGATTCCAAGCGCCATGATCAAGGCAAACAGGCTGATCATGTTGATGCTACCATTCGCAGCCCAGAGAACCGCCAGGGTCGCCAGGAAAGAGACGGGAATTCCGATAGCCACCCAGATGGCGACCCGGCCGCTGAGAAATAGAAAAAGGATACCGACCACCAGGACTAAGCCGCCGCCGCCATTTTTGAGCAGCAACCCGATGCGTTCCTTCACTAGCTCCCAGGATTGATCAAAAAGATGCAGCTTGATGCCTTCCGGTAAAGTGGGACGTACGGCTTGCAACCATTGGGTTAAAATCTCGGCGCCTTGGAGCGAGTCTCCCGATTCGGTACGCTTCAGTTGCAACTCTACCGCTGGTTTTCCTTGATAAAGTAACCGGGTCTCTCCATCCCGATCCCGGCGCTCAATCGTGGCCACATCGCCCAAGCGAATCAAGCGGCCATCGCTCTGCGCTGTTAGCGGTATATCGGCAAACGCCCGACTGTCGCGCCGCTGGTCCAGGCTACGGAGCTGGCGAGCCACATCGTTGCGGCCAATGGTGCCCGCCGGCAGATCTCGGCTGATGTCCGCCACCCGGTTAGCCACCTGTCCCAGGGACATTTCCAGCTCTCGCAGATTCCCCACGGGTATCTGGATAGCGATCTCTTGCTGGGGAAGGCCAACGATATCAACTTTAGCGATTCCCCGATTAAGCAAGTCCCTTTCAAACTTATGCACCAATCGCCGTAATTCCTGGGGATTCTCAGGGCCTGTGACCAACACCCGGGCAATATTTTCATAGCGCGACACCAAGCGGATTTCAGGGGTTTCCGAATCAAGGGGAAGCTCCCGGATTTGGCCTATTCGCTCTTTGACCTTATCCAAAGCAATCCCCATATCGGTGCCTTCATAGTATTCCAAGGTCAGGGTCGCCAGGCCATAAGCCGAAGTTGAATCAAGTTTTTTAAGATCATCCAAGGCCCGAAGCTCTTCCTCAAGGCGCTCGGTGATAGAGCGGGCAACGTCTTCGGCACTGGCGCCACGCCAAACCACACTTACGGTGATAATATCCAGAGCAAAATTGGGGAAAAACTGCCGGTTAAGCTGAGAAAGCGCCCAGGTTCCAGAGAGGATCATGATCACCATCAGCAGGTTGGCGGCCACCCGATGCCGAACAAACAAGCCCATCAACCCCTCTGGGGACGGCGGAGTACTCACGAGTCTGCGACGACCTCTACCCGCAACCCTTCCATGGCATTGGGAAGCTGGGTGGTGATAACTTGATCATTTTCTCCCAGTTGCGGGCTTTTCACGAGCACCTGAATTTGCCCCTCCTTATCTGGATACTCGCCAATTCGCTCCACTGCAACGGCCTGCATCCGTCCTCCCACCAGCTTATAAACCCGATCCAGACCGTAGATGGCTTCAAAGGGCAGCATCACTACGTCTTCTGCTAGCGGTAGTTGTAATCGCAACTCGACAAAATTGCCAAGGGGCAAGGCAGCATGTTCTGGCTTCTTTAGCTTAAGCAACGCATCAACGCCGCCGCTGCCTCTCTCCACCCGCCCTGCCAGCCGATCAAGGGAAAAGAGCAACGCGCTTCCATCCACCTTGGCAGCAGCCCGTAGTGGTACATTTTGCGCTAATGCCTTACGGATTTGACCAGCATAGCTAGAAGGAATTTGCGCCCGGACCTCCAAAGCATCGGTATCATAAATTTCAAGTAATTCATCACCGGACTGCACCCGGTCCCCCGCAGCGATGGCAACCGATGCAATCCGGCCCGTATAGGGAGATGTAATTCGAGTCCGTTCCAGATCTAGCTTGGCCTGATCCAACAGCGCCTGAGCCCGAAGTTGCCGGGCTTTGAGTTGCGCCAAGCGGGCCTGGTGATCATCAATCGCAAGCAGGCGGTTATTAAGCTCCAAGGCTTGCCGTCCGGCAGCCTGCTGTGCTTCATCCAGGACTGACCGGGGGGTGAGCTTGCGCTGCTCTAGGATTTCGGCCCGCTCTACCGCCCGGCGGCTTAAGGCCAATAAGGATTTCTCGTGCTTTAACGCTTTTAAATCATGAGTATGCCGAACTTTCTCGCTTGCAATAAACGCTTCAATCTCTTTTAAATCTGCTTGACGCTGCATCCACTCCAGCTTGACTTCCTGCTCATCGAGCTGAACCAGCAATTGACCACGGCGAACGAGATCCCCCTCTTCTACCTTAACCTCCTGAACATCCGCCGTGATGGCAGCCCGAAGCTTGCTCGAACGGGGAGTTTCAATACGGCCATATAGGGGAAGCATGGGTCGTCTTGGACGGGGATCGACTTGTGTGACCGCCACCCGCCACACGGTTTCTTTCTTGCTCACCGCAGGTTTGGTCGGCCTGCTTTGAAACAAGCCCGCAAAGATGGCCACGGCAACAAGTAGAATAATGAAAGGGGATGCTATTTTTACAACCTTACCTCTGGCTGGCATAAAACTTCCTTAACTCTCTCTCTGGATACCAGGAGCTACTAGAACCTTACTCCACAGAAAATAAATCCTGTCACTGTTTCAGCAAGTTAAAGGACATTATCGTATGAAGGAGTTTCTTACCGGATTTCTTGGTAAGAAGTCTTTGTGCTGCTGGTTAGACCGCCCGCGGGCAGCAGAGTTTTTCTCTCTTAAGCGGCTGGAAGCAAGCTGGCTCAGGCTGCCCGTTTGCTACTGCGCCTGGGAAGCTTTTTGCTAGTCTTAGAAATGTTAGGGAGTTGCGGCTCCTTGGAAAAAAGCAGGATTAAAAGCGCCAGAGGACCAAAAAAGAATCCCAATCCCGCCCAGAAGACCGGTTCGCGGCCTTTTTTTCGCGCCACGAAGTAAAGGATAATGGCAAAGGAAAAATAAAAAAGAAAAAGATATATCATAGTTGCTCTAATCTCTCATAGTAGAATTTTACCAGCCCTATAGGACTAGCGTTAACCGCCACCACCGGGATAAGCGGGAATGGACGGCAAACTCGGCTGAACGTCCATATTTTGGGCGCGGTGGCGCAACAGATGGTCCATCAGCACCAAGGCAGCCATGGCTTCGGCAATAGGCGTTGCCCGAATGCCAACGCAAGGATCATGGCGGCCCGTAGTAATGACTTCCGCCGCCTCGCCCCGGCTGTTAATGGTACGCTCGGGTAAACGGAGACTGGAAGTAGGTTTCAGGGCAATACTGGCAAGAATATCCTGCCCCGTGGAAATCCCCCCCAGGACGCCGCCCGCATGGTTACTGAGGAAACCTTCCGGGGTAAGAGGGTCACGATGGCTAGTACCCTTTTGGGTCACCGCGGCGAAACCGGCACCGATTTCCACGCCCTTAACGGCGTTAATGCTCATAAGGGCATGGGCCAAATCCGCATCGAGACGATCAAAGACTGGCTCGCCCAAACCGGGAGGGACTCCGGTAACCACCACGTTAATCCGGGCGCCAATGGAATCACCTTCTTTCCGGAGGGCATCCATATAGGCTTCAAGTTCGGGTATTTTATCCGGGTCCGGGCAGAAAAAAGGATTTTTCTCTACCGTTTCCCAGTCAAATCGTTCAGCCCGAATGGGGCCAAGCTGAGCCAGATACCCTCGAATTTTTACGCCATGCCGCTCGGCCAAGTATTTCTTGGCAATAGCGCCCGCAGCTACCCGCATGGCCGTCTCCCGGGCCGAGGAACGCCCCCCTCCCCGGTAATCCCGCAGGCCATATTTTTGCAAATAAGTATAGTCTGCATGGCCGGGCCGGATTTGCTCCTTGATTTTATCGTAATCCCGGGAGCGTTGATCGACATTTTCAATGAATAAACCGATGGGAGTGCCGGTAGTTTTTCCCTCGAACACCCCGGAGAGGATCTGGACCTGATCCGGTTCCCGGCGCTGGGTAGTATGACGGGACTTACCGGGCCGGCGCCGATCCAGGTCAATTTGAATATCCGCTTCGCACAGGACCAAACCTGGCGGGCAACCATCCACAATACAGCCCAAGGCCGGCCCGTGGCTTTCGCCAAAGGTGGTTACGGTAAAAAACTTGCCAAGAGTATTGCCAGACATGGCGGTTATTGTAAGTCCATTAGACGCTGAGGGCTAGGTGCGAGGGTGAGACTCCCCACCCGCGCAAACGAGGGTTGACGCGGATTTTGCTCAAATCCCAAATATACCTTGGAATATAAAGGGCGCAACCGCTTTAGCTCAGTTGCCGCCAGAGGAGCGCCAACGACATAGGCAGTCAACTGCAGCGACCTGTTGGGTGCCCTTATTTCCAGGAAAGGTCGGGCTTCCGACCAGCAGCCATGCAATCTCGAAGATACAGATTGATTAAGCTTTGATACGGAATGCCCGTTTCTTTGGACATGTCTTTAAAATACGTAATGACATCATCCCGCATACGAATCGTGACCTGACGTTTGAGTTTCGCAGCGTAGGGATTTTTTCGAGACCTCATTTTCGAAAAATCATACTCTTTTCTCATGGCATTGGACCTTCATAGTACGCGCGCTCGTTCGAGGTTGCTTTACGAGCCGAGATAAGCCGAATAGATTGTCCTTGAGCGCGCTCGCAGTGACATACGACAAGAACGCGTGAGTGGTCGCTTAGTCCTAGCAGGATAAAACGCTCCCAGACCCCGAGTGATCCTCATCAAAAAACTGGCGCGCGTATTCATCATAGAATACAGATTTCGCCTCTTCGAACGAGACCCCGTGCTTATTAACGTTAGAGTGCGCCTTAGCGATGTCCCATTCGAATTCAATCATACATACATTGTATGCCGAACCACCAATAGGTCAATATGGCGCCCAATGACCAAGCTCAGCGGCCGAAGGCTGCGAGGGAAACCCATATACGCGCCTTGTTAGGCAGGTAGTGCGTCATGCTTTCCGTTCCATTTTATCACCAGCACGGCCATGGTTAGGCAGCCAGCAGAGGCAAGCAAATGCTTCAGCGTATGGCCGCTCACAGTTGCGCCAAGCAGTTGGAAGATTTCAGCATCGTAATACTCGACTACTTTCGCCAATACATAGCAACCAAGGGCAATCAGGAGAAGCCCATTCTGCTCAAAACGCGACCGGTATAGGGTGAGCAGCATTGCAATCATTGTAAGGGGCATGAACTGAACCCAGGCATAGAATCTCAGATCATCCATGAAATGCCAGTAAACCACTGAACACGCCCCTATCAAAACGGCGGGATAAAGAAGTCTTTGAACGAGGCGCCGATCAAGGTACTCGCCGAGGAGCGCGACAAACAAGCTCATGAAACCCACCGTCATCGGGAGTCTGTCCCATACCAGCGTGTCGTTGTCAGGTGCCCAGTGATAATACGCAGACCCGACACCGACCAACGATACAGCCATGAAAAACATCAACCAAGCAGGCAGGATGGCCCTGGGCAAGCGGCCTAGCGATACACGCACGCCAAGGATGCCTATCAAGACGAAGGGCAGATTCGATATAACATCGAAGAAATTAGGAATGCCTAAAAGTGACCGGCGATCAGCAAAGGCATGGTACGCCAGATCCTGCGGGATTGGAGCAACCCAAAACATCAACGCCATGGTGCCGAAGAAAAATCCAAGAAGGACGGCCAGGCGCCAACCGGTTGCGCCAACGCTCAAAGAATTAGTTTCCATGGGGCCCGTAAATCTGCCTAACGCTTGAAGTAACCGGCGCGAAAAAGCGCAGCATTTTTGGGGTCGGCTGTAGCGCCTTGTTGAGCGCTTTTCTGACCTTCACCAGTTGCTCCAAAATGGAGGTTTGCCTTGCGGTACACGGTAAGGCCTCTGTTACATAACCCGTCTCTAATCTCCTTGATTCTGAATGGGCTGCAGTCCTTCCGGGTGGAGAGCCATGCACAATTTCATTTCTCAATTGGGAAATCTTAATCAACTGTTTTCTTTCTTCTTCGGATAAGAAGGCGAGGGATCCACTTTTTATTAGTCTATATATCGACGCACTAGTTTTCCTTCCGGACTGATTGATGTGACCAACACCGGGAAATCGCTCATTTAAAAACCATTCAATTGCGGTAACCAAGCCAACAAGTGCAAGCTCTGGTTCTTTCTGCGCTAATAGCTTTTTCATCGCCATCAATTGGGTGAGAACCTGATCTCCTTTGTTGTACGATGCTTCAAGGAGGCTTTGTACTCTTCTTCTATTCACTTTGGATTGTGGAAACTGACTCTCACTTGCAATAAAGCCTGCTTGGACAGGTAATGGTACAGAACCACAAGCAACGCGGCCTGGCGCAATCATGATGAAATAGCCATATAGTTCTTCATGTCTTGGGATTTCTTCAAGATTTCCGATGGAGTAAGCGCTGACGAAATTCTGGAGAGAGTGCGATACTTCCGTGGAAAGGCGCCGCGCGACTTCGCCCTGAAATGCTGCTGCACTCAACGGAGTGTACTCGCGCGCATTGGGCGGCAAACTTCCTGACGGCAGTCGCATCCATCCCAAC containing:
- the leuC gene encoding 3-isopropylmalate dehydratase large subunit, whose product is MAGKTLYDKLWDSHVVRTNPGGTALLYIDRHLVHEVTSPQAFEGLRLAGRKPWRKGANLAVPDHNVPTTDRSQGIQDPISRIQVEALDQNCQELGLTEFRMDDPRQGIVHIVGPEQGATLPGMTVVCGDSHTATHGAFGALAFGIGTSEVEHVLATQCLLQKKSKNMLIQVSGELPSGVYSKDLILAIIAQIGTAGGTGYTIEFAGETIRALSMEGRMTLCNMAIEAGARAGLVAVDETTIDYLKGRPFAPSPHSWEQAVNAWRMLQSDPDASFDRVITIDAAVLKPQVSWGTSPEMVASIDGRVPDPRQESDPTKRGGMERALEYMGLTANTPISEIRPDIIFIGSCTNARIEDLREAAKVVSGHKVASNIKQALVVPGSGLVKRQAETEGLDQIFKEAGFEWREPGCSMCLAMNADRLEPGERCASTSNRNFEGRQGQGGRTHLVSPAMAAAAAIAGHFMDVSTLKH
- a CDS encoding efflux RND transporter permease subunit, which codes for MGLFVRHRVAANLLMVIMILSGTWALSQLNRQFFPNFALDIITVSVVWRGASAEDVARSITERLEEELRALDDLKKLDSTSAYGLATLTLEYYEGTDMGIALDKVKERIGQIRELPLDSETPEIRLVSRYENIARVLVTGPENPQELRRLVHKFERDLLNRGIAKVDIVGLPQQEIAIQIPVGNLRELEMSLGQVANRVADISRDLPAGTIGRNDVARQLRSLDQRRDSRAFADIPLTAQSDGRLIRLGDVATIERRDRDGETRLLYQGKPAVELQLKRTESGDSLQGAEILTQWLQAVRPTLPEGIKLHLFDQSWELVKERIGLLLKNGGGGLVLVVGILFLFLSGRVAIWVAIGIPVSFLATLAVLWAANGSINMISLFALIMALGIIVDDAIVVGEDALAQHQQGLSPLAAAEGGARRMLLPVLASSLTTVAAFLPLMLIGDVTGNILFDIPLVVICVILASLVESFLVLPGHLRYSFEKMKIGREGKIRLWLNQAFDRFRERVFRSLAVFAIQNRWITVSATLGLLVVVLGLLLGGRINFTFFPSPEGKVIYANASFAPGTPPRRVAAFIMELERTLYDTEAAFKQDLIAASIVKLGSATTAGGRAARNGDRFGSITVEFVSPDRREVRNQAFMQAWQERIKLPPGIESFTLSERQMGPPGQDLDIVLVGENERALKGAAVELAEALRKIPGVSAVEDDLPYGQEQLIYRLTPEGQSLELTVEAVGRQLRAAYEGRLVQIFQDGGDEIEVRVLLPDHERYRLASLTHLAIQLPNGGIAPLDTVVDLESRRGFDVLRHTQGRLAVHVSGDVDRGVNNSNRILAGLEHSFLPELRARYGIQTLFEGRAEEQRDTLGDMQHGLLLALAMIYLILTGVFSSYGWPLVVMAAIPFGLIGAILGHYVMGIDLTILSLFGFFGLSGIVVNDSIILVTFYKQLREQGQPYDTALIEAACQRLRAVLLTSLTTIAGLTPLLFEHSFQAQFLIPMAVSISFGLMFSTVLVLLVIPALLSIYERTLLWFKPPPEEDIAPELEAGEGATQAPVHHISGIPK
- a CDS encoding efflux RND transporter periplasmic adaptor subunit, which encodes MPARGKVVKIASPFIILLVAVAIFAGLFQSRPTKPAVSKKETVWRVAVTQVDPRPRRPMLPLYGRIETPRSSKLRAAITADVQEVKVEEGDLVRRGQLLVQLDEQEVKLEWMQRQADLKEIEAFIASEKVRHTHDLKALKHEKSLLALSRRAVERAEILEQRKLTPRSVLDEAQQAAGRQALELNNRLLAIDDHQARLAQLKARQLRAQALLDQAKLDLERTRITSPYTGRIASVAIAAGDRVQSGDELLEIYDTDALEVRAQIPSSYAGQIRKALAQNVPLRAAAKVDGSALLFSLDRLAGRVERGSGGVDALLKLKKPEHAALPLGNFVELRLQLPLAEDVVMLPFEAIYGLDRVYKLVGGRMQAVAVERIGEYPDKEGQIQVLVKSPQLGENDQVITTQLPNAMEGLRVEVVADS
- the aroC gene encoding chorismate synthase, translating into MSGNTLGKFFTVTTFGESHGPALGCIVDGCPPGLVLCEADIQIDLDRRRPGKSRHTTQRREPDQVQILSGVFEGKTTGTPIGLFIENVDQRSRDYDKIKEQIRPGHADYTYLQKYGLRDYRGGGRSSARETAMRVAAGAIAKKYLAERHGVKIRGYLAQLGPIRAERFDWETVEKNPFFCPDPDKIPELEAYMDALRKEGDSIGARINVVVTGVPPGLGEPVFDRLDADLAHALMSINAVKGVEIGAGFAAVTQKGTSHRDPLTPEGFLSNHAGGVLGGISTGQDILASIALKPTSSLRLPERTINSRGEAAEVITTGRHDPCVGIRATPIAEAMAALVLMDHLLRHRAQNMDVQPSLPSIPAYPGGGG
- a CDS encoding BrnA antitoxin family protein, whose product is MRKEYDFSKMRSRKNPYAAKLKRQVTIRMRDDVITYFKDMSKETGIPYQSLINLYLRDCMAAGRKPDLSWK
- a CDS encoding BrnT family toxin, with product MLLGLSDHSRVLVVCHCERAQGQSIRLISARKATSNERAYYEGPMP
- a CDS encoding BrnT family toxin — translated: MIEFEWDIAKAHSNVNKHGVSFEEAKSVFYDEYARQFFDEDHSGSGSVLSC
- a CDS encoding ceramidase domain-containing protein; translation: METNSLSVGATGWRLAVLLGFFFGTMALMFWVAPIPQDLAYHAFADRRSLLGIPNFFDVISNLPFVLIGILGVRVSLGRLPRAILPAWLMFFMAVSLVGVGSAYYHWAPDNDTLVWDRLPMTVGFMSLFVALLGEYLDRRLVQRLLYPAVLIGACSVVYWHFMDDLRFYAWVQFMPLTMIAMLLTLYRSRFEQNGLLLIALGCYVLAKVVEYYDAEIFQLLGATVSGHTLKHLLASAGCLTMAVLVIKWNGKHDALPA